In one Cystobacter fuscus DSM 2262 genomic region, the following are encoded:
- a CDS encoding MnhB domain-containing protein, with the protein MKSFIPSTSRVVLLPALVVAVAVWLKGYVEAGDSFGAGVLGALAVLLQYVASGREEARRLPGVRYAPQVAGVGLLLLLGVAFGPLVWGAAPVTHYPRPGGVVTHLGTLEFHTSVLFDAGIFLVVMGFIVTAIDGLVAQSHRRG; encoded by the coding sequence ATGAAATCCTTCATCCCCTCCACGTCCCGGGTGGTGTTGCTGCCCGCGCTGGTGGTGGCGGTGGCGGTGTGGCTCAAGGGCTACGTGGAGGCCGGGGACAGCTTCGGCGCGGGCGTGCTGGGGGCGCTCGCGGTGCTGTTGCAGTACGTGGCGAGTGGCAGAGAAGAGGCGCGGCGTCTGCCCGGCGTGCGCTACGCACCCCAGGTGGCCGGCGTGGGCTTGCTGCTGCTCTTGGGCGTGGCCTTCGGGCCGCTCGTGTGGGGGGCCGCGCCGGTGACGCACTACCCGCGCCCGGGCGGAGTGGTGACGCACCTCGGCACGCTGGAGTTCCACACCTCCGTCCTCTTCGACGCGGGCATCTTCCTGGTGGTCATGGGCTTCATCGTGACGGCCATCGATGGGCTGGTGGCGCAATCCCACCGAAGGGGGTAG